cagtacgaagcaatcgccagttcatagttattatagttttccttcaatgttaaatgttattgttatctccggaatggtaagttcgatttgatgtttttggtgaacgttgaatatattagtaaactaaaatacattatttgtttacttttcagcaagccgatcggcaaaaaacgaaaggtcgaagattaagatgcggcaaaaaaaaaattttgatggagccgtctgttgatgcgctgctgatggtgaccatgaaggatttaattttaaacaaatttggcaaacaataaagtgaatgttttcagcatgaaatatcgagaatttttcttattagaaagtgatttactgtttccataagaatatcttatgaaaagcaacaacctctcattgaagtaggcgttcatcttcagaattcattcgcgtcataagacaaccttatgaatttcattaatttttcttatggcgccacttcataagagaatcttatgacatacataatagtatttttctgagtgtacacataggagttttgagtgacgagcaatcaattccaggtattaaattcgGGTTCAAgtgtcggccaaaggggtcgtccataccaacagtttaatgtttttacaatattgTCGTGTGATTACGCataggattgagatgaaaatctgcAGATGGGTGTTATTAGATACCATCAAGtcaccattcaccgcccagacaccatttaccgcccaaaatcacccttttatgtgtatttcgaaaaagaggtttgttttttcccaaaaataagaCTTTTGTTCTGTGTTGGCATCATTtttcgaccatttcactgaaaaaaacatcacttaattatgctaacgctagccagaaataaaatatttggtttttcattaccggtcaaattatcaaattcgACGCCTATTAGCGAACTGAGCACTCATGTGCTTCTGATGCAAAAAGGGTTTCCTAAAAAGTacatatttgatctaaaattgacttgaaacgatagttttattttcgtagaatagatttgcattggaaaatttttgattttttcaatagttgttgttttttggagCGTTTAGTGTTGGGCGATAATTGGTATGTAAACAAGTGTTtgttcctaatgaccggtcacgcacaatttctttgtttttaacgcatatattgtgtcaaatgtgtaaattctaagtagcatttagtttgattaggTTAGAAAaggatgttttatcgctgaaactACTGTTgctgtttgccgggaatcatcattttgtcagtcaacgcactttgttaaatttgtacaaaatttacgggaaaaatttaacaaaatgtattttctcaagatccaaaatatggttttgacagctccttacatgaaaaatactaaaaagaaccTGTTCCGTGTTGTTACGATAGTTTTTCCCTAAGATAACAGTATCGGCAACAGAAAAAGTCGAGTgagcggtaatagggccagttgaactcCCCcaagtttagttaattattttgaaaagcaaacaTTTTTAGCATTCCACTCATTTTGTTAATTGatagtagagcagttttgagatgtattggaaaagaaagcgaataaaaatctgccatcgtttttttattacacatgtttgaagttgaaaaaccgcttaactgggcggtagatggtgacatgatggtactTTTTGCTCGTGAGATGAAGGTGGTGAAGAGCATCGTTATTGCACACAAGccctatttaaaaatcaatctaaactacactaaaataaaataaaaagagaatAAATTTTTCAGATGTAAAATAGAATGTTTAATAAATACGTTTATGCTAGTGAttgagtttgtttacaattcGCGCAtatgcccttttcaaaaattgatgccGAATTAACTAGTCAGGTTAAGGAAAACACGTATTAATAATTTATATCTACTATTTACTTAGATTAAACTGTCGGTGAAATCTGAATTTATgcgaaaaactgaaaatattgtattaatTTCCATCGCGATTTTCTCTACTGCACGTTTTTAACATGGAACAATCTTGCTTGACACCACAGTAtggttctggaaaaaaaaagttttactccGATTGGACTGTTTAACAAGAACCAACGAGATGAAACATTCGTGGTTCATCAAGATTTTCAATGATCGAATATCATTCGAATATTACTCCTCTCAATCCTAAAAAGAAATCATGCATGAtaacaacaaaatcaaagttcatTGCTCCAGACATCACCCCGCTCCATTACATTGCTCCAGACATTCAATATCTCAGAAAAAAGTCttcaaactaaaaataaaattttgaattaagaggatagttttttttgaaacactATTAAAAGTTAGATTTCTATAACCATGCTtctttctaataatttttttttttttttgcgtttaaatagctcggggagctgacgctggaaatgaaaattagagatagtttggagaaggaaattttaaagtttagagtaggcagcgtagaatagtaagcgatcatgagacgttggttagaccaacccctcctgataccagttggaggaaggacaagggtgggttcgagactggcctctacttacTCCCCAAGCATCTCGCCTgccggcaacttatgggatttgaacccaaaagtttttcttgccgataccggaaatcgaacccagtacgcctgggttaccagactcgcgccagtctATCCACTAGAACACATCGGCgctatttagttttttttgaaacactATTAAAAGTTAGATTTCTATAACCATGCttctttttaataaattgagattttaattaaccaaaacaaaaatatgttcagTAGCGGTTTGAAACATGACCAACTATGATCAATTATGCAAATTGTTgctcaaaaacaataaaaatatgttcagCAAATCGATAGTTACGATTAAACTACAATTAAAGCATTAGATGAAAATGTCTAGTAGTCCACAAATAACATTATGAAcaatactttaaattttaaagtattgtaCTTAATATTGTAATTTACTATTTTTGTGATTGACAATCAGtgaaaaatattctgttttACAACACACTATTTGTTTTCAGCATTCGTATCCCAATTAGATTGAGATTTTGAAATATCCCTTCTTCGATCCCTTCTGAAATTATCCTCATAATCATAACAAAATCTCTGAaacaaataacataaaaatatcaataaaatttcaaagttaacaATTGAACTTACCGATTTTCTTCTTTGTCAACACCCGCTGAACTCTGGAACAAACACCGTAGAAAACGAGATAGAGGACAAGTTACTTAGTACCGATTTCCGTATCCTGGATTATCCGCGGTTCAACTGTTTCCGGGAACTGGCATCCCAATTTGTAAGCAGATCAATATGTGTGATTTAAAAAACCAATCCCCCCCAGTTAcatcaaatcatcaaagtaACCATCCCAGGTGGACATTCCGGATTCACGGAACCCAGCCAGCGATCCCGTTTTGTGGGTTGGATTGCTGCTTCCTCCCGGTCGGTCGTCGGTTCTTCTCGAATCCGAAATAGCACAAACCGACGAAATAAAGAAGGGCAAAAAGAAAAACCTATCCCAcgcacacacactcacacaacaaaagcccgAGGCAGAGAAAGGCCAGCCACCATCCACGGTATTAATCTTGTTCGTTCGATTCCCAAGTCTCCGGAGTCTAGGTTCAGGAAACTCGACCGAAACCCCTAGAACGCACCACTTCCGGCGGTCACTGGTGCAATCTGCTATTGCTGGCCACCTCCGGCCGTCCGTCGCAGACACTTTGGAACAGTTTTTCACTAATTTTAACACCGAAATTTCCGGTTTCACGAAGCTAACGAGAAAATCGCAGTAGGCTAGGATGCGAATATGTTGCCCCTTTTGCTTTTGCACGGTTGCGCGTTCAGCAAACACGATCTTCCTCTTTATTTTTCGGCGATATTCGAATTTGGAGCGACATCAACACCGAAACACGCACACCGGGGCACCGTTTTCGGAGAACGGACCTCGCTGTCGCGCACACCAGCAAACGGAGACCGGCTCTCGCGTGTACGGATGGGCGGCTTTTGTGTGGCTGTGTGGGTGCAAGCGTTGGCATTTTCGAGAGACGGGAGCTGCTTTTCGAACAAACAAAGATGGCGCTCGGCGATTTCGCCCGGTCGCTGCCGGCGAAATCCGGTGACAGCGGCTTTGACAGCCCAGTGAGTGGTGCATGTTGTGTTTGAAAGGTGGGGTCGGGGAGAATAGGGTAAAGTgaactttattgaaaatttcattaaaactttCCGTTGTTTTGATTATACTTTCTTTCCATAGGTGATCACTCACCGGTGAATTGATTCAGGTGGTCAAACCTGAAtgaatattgtaaaaattaaaatcgagcAGTCGCTTTAAAGAGACTCCATACCCATACCAAACATTTTGCGTTGTTTGGTTGAAatatcgttttgcaggttgATTAATTTCCTCTTAAAACCTGATTATATTTGtctgaaattttctaattacTGATAACCTTATAATGATGTGCACAACtactgaaattttcaattcgaatagttaacttagaatttcaaaatgaggatttagaatttttagttctattttttgcatttttgaaagttttgttcaattttcttttcaattttaaatttttttcatttccccttaaagaaaattaattgaattcCTCATATTTCAATACAGAACTTCGAATATATTATTCAGAACTAAGCATTCTTAAGTTTAGAAATCAGAACTCAGAACGTAagtttaataattcaaaatagaaaaatccGAGCTAATGAAGAGTTCAGaatgtgaaattttgatttatgaattaaaatgcAGAATCCAAAGGAAAATAATTGAAGATACGAAcgttatttaaatttcttttaaaatatttaaatttcaaattaaaaaaaatcaaattgcagaGTTCatctaatttaaaataaagcaaCAAACTCAGAATCCCGTGTTTGTAACTGATATTGTGTCGCCAGTCCAGCGCTGTAAAATCAGTTGAGCGACAATGGATTTTTCTCAGAGTAGGTAAGTTAAACCTAACGTCGGAAGTAGTGCGCTGGAATCGTACGGTGACCCGCCATCCAGCGCACTACTTCCGACGTTAGGTTTAACTTACCTACTCCGAGAAAAATCCATTGTCGCTCAActgattttacagtttttccctGTAACGACAATAATACATATTTCAGCAGACATgttgatttagaattcaaaatacaGAGCTAAGAcgtcattattcaaatttttatacacatgattaaatatataattttcGGAATATAGAGATTTAACAATTGAGAAATTCGCAatctgaattaaatttaaattcagaactcagaagcttgatttgaaaattcttgTTTAAGGATtcataaataatattattgaacaattttgacacaaaATTCAAGATTAGGCATTTGAAGTTTTCCTATTTTATTTAGGAATTTCGCTTTAACCTTTTtcattcataattcagattgcAGAGTTCAGGGTGAACATGTTGAGAAATgcatgaaaaagttatttaggTACGTACGTATAGGTTTATTTTAGTAAACAATACCAGCTTTTTGGTAAACATTGCCGAAGTTTTCTATATGTTCTTCTAAAACAACCGGTTGGTTTGTAAATATTACTAAATCTCCAGGAAAACTTGCGAAATATCTGATATTAAATTATGGATCGATCgttaaaattgaaccaaattttggtaaaaaaaattaataactctCGGTAATATGGATTCCAAATCGATAaactttttacagattttattttctgtagaTATTGCTGGTAATAATAAccgaaatattttcataattacaGTGAGTTcggcaaaaaaaagttatcgaaCAGATTAACAAACCCTGAATTTGAAGAATTcggctaaaaaaaatcagagttcaAGGATTCCCATTCACTATGAATGATTGATGTTACAAAATcaattgtttttgaataatgaattaagaattAGGTGGAATTAGAAAGTTCATTGTAGCCGTACTGGACATCTTTCAACTGTAAAACACACAACCATTTCGAGAAGCAATGTCGTAACGAAAGTCGCTGCGCACAGGACTCTCGGAGAAGAAGCAGGTTCGGGTGTTGAAATCGTCAGCACGGACAACGCTCCACGTGTCGAGCCACTTGAGAACGAATACAAAGAAAACTCTACGCCGGATAAGGTACCTACTACGCCTTTTACTCAGGTAACGAATCCAATGTGCTTACCTGCGTCGTCGGTGGTATCCCAACGTAGATGTTGGTTGATTCTGGCGCTGATGCCAACTTGATTAGTGAGGTGGCGTGGACGAAAATGGAAAAGGACAACGTTGCGGTGTACTCTTCAACGAAAGGAAGCAATCGGATGCTGCGGGCGTATGGAAGCAACAGTCCTTTGTCCATTTTGGGATCCTTCGTTGCGGACATATCAGCGGGTGTTAAGACCATTCAAGCTGAATTTCTCGTTGTTAAAGGAGGTCAACGGTGTCTTCTCGGGGACTTGACGGCAAAGCAACTTGGAGTGTTGCATGTTGGACTGCCCGTTAATCGTGTCGAGAATGCTGCGCGTCCATTCGGAATGATCAAAGGATTCAATGCTTATACATTCACATGGACCCCGAAACTGTTCCAGTATTTCAACCTATGCGCCGGATCCCTTTGCCGTTAGAGGAGGCTGTCGCCAAGAAAATCGATGAATTACTGAAGCGGGATATCATCGAGGTCAAAAAGGGTCCCACCAGCCGGGTATCTCCACTGGTTGTCGTAGGAAAAGCAAACGGCGAACCGCGATTGTGCGTTGATCTTCGGCGAGTGAACGAGGCCGTTCTCCGCGAGCATCACCCGACGCCTGTGGTTGAGGACTACATTGCGCGATTGGGAAGAAGATCTGTTTGGAGCAAGCTAGATATTCGTGAGGCGTTTCTGCAAATCGAACTAGCAGAAAATTCTCGGGACGTTATAACTTTTATGACTAACCGTGGACTATTTCGCTTTAAGCGATTGCCGTTCGGCTTGATAACGGCACCGGAGGTTTTCCAAAAAGCGATGGACGAGATGTTGGCAGACTGTAGCGGCACCTATTGGTACCTCGATGACATCATCGTCAAGGGAAAGGACGTCGAAGAACACGATAATCGTCTTGAGAAGGTACATTGATCTGCTGATTATTCATAAAGCtctgtttcttgtttttttttattcttatatcAAATAAACTGAATTATTCGAACTTAACTCCTATCGTTATGAAATAAATAGAACTGGGTCTTAGTAAGTGTTTTGTTTTAAGGTTCTTTCTAGATTGAAGGATAGGAAATGGGAATGGGAAAAAATGCCAACTGCGCGTGGAAGAACTGTAGTTCTTGGGGTATCACActcacactcagaaaaatactattatacatgccataagattctctcatgaagtggcgccataagaaaaatcattgaaattcataagattctcttatgacgcgaatgaattctgaaatgAACACTAACTTCAATGAGCGgtttttgcttttcataagaggatcTTATGGAAACATGAAATGTCACGTATAATGATGAAAATTCAAGTTATTTGTTGtttactatttatttttcgtcaaattcgTTTGAAATAACATCATGAATGCACTATATGCTCACCATCAGCAGTAAATCGACACCCGGTTCCAATAAAGTTTTTTGCCGCATCCGGTTCTTTGCGCCTTGGCTTTGCGCTTTGTGCCGGTCAgtatgctgaaaagtaaaccaaaaatgtattttgagttcgcaaatatattcaacgttagcaaaaattgaaacttaaactaaaacttaccatttaaaatcacaaaatcacATTCAACTATGCACTTAGGAACACATATAATTTAACAAGAGTTCTTTGgcttttggtgaaaaaaactgAAGGAATTAATGAAtatgttcattttattttcacaatgccgtatcttctattttttcataagatgttcctatgaaacttgatagaatttcataagactcttatgaaaaccaattttgcactctaaaaagtggttcataagacgcatcttatgaacattataataagaatttgcctgagtgcagaggaaatcttattataaatttcataagatatacatcttatgaaccacttttttgcgtccaaattaatttttcataagagtctattctttcaattttcatacgatgttcttatgacaaatagaagaaacggcattgtgaaaaaatgatgaacacattcattcatagcatcaatttttttttcatcatctaacagtacgaagcaatcgccagttcatagttaatatagttttccttcaaagttaaatgttattgttatctccggaatggtaagttcgatttgatgtttttggtgtgaacgttgaatatattagtaaactaaaatacattatttgtttacttttcagcaagctgatcggcaaaaaacgaaaggtcgaagattgaGATGCGGCACAAacaaactttgatggagccgtctgttgatgcgctgcagatggtgaccatgaaggatttgattttaaacaaatttggcaaacaataaagttaatgttttcagcatgaaatatcgagaatttttcttattagaaagtgatttactgtttccataagaatctcttatgaaaagcaacaacctctcattgaagtaggcgttcatcttcagaattcattcgcgtcataagacaatcttatgaatttcattaatttttcttatggcgccacttcataagagaatcttatggcatacataatagtatttttctgagtgcatATCTCCAAACAGGGAATTAGCCTTTCGAGGCGAAAGTAGCAGCCCTAATGTCATTCCGCGAGCCTCAGAATGAAGCAGAGGTACGTAGCTTTCTCGGCTTAGCAAATTATCTGGACAGATTTATCCCACACCTTGCTACTATTGATGAACCGTTGCTCAAACTTTTGGTCAAGAGTACTAAATTCGAATGGAATACTAGAGAATCCGACTCTTTTCAGGAGCTATGAGCTGTTCTACCCCAATTCGACCATGAATATAAGCAACACGTCGTCATCAGCTTCGCATCCAAATCCTTGAAAGAAATCGAACGACGGTACTGTCAAACTGAAAAGGAGGTGTTAGCCGTCGTTTGGAGCGTGGAACGCTTCCAGTACTATCCACTTGGAAAATTGACATTATGActtatactgtatttgttttctccactcgtggagtgttccaccgtacccgataaaaacaaacacaaatccttgccacacgctaacttttggctaccccttaaaggcgtaaaattgacccgttattgagaagcTCCATTATCTGTCAAATAAAGGGTCATTATaacggatcaatattacccttTATTCCGAACAAGTAGCGAACGCTTCAAAAAGGGTAACTTTGGAACTTGTCATTTGATATACGTTACTTTTTTCATCGAACTGTTTTTGCAGAAAGATTgtggtaagattttttttgtattacaaattcatatttcttgaatattttgcttattttattttcattccaaGCATAACATGAGCACGCCGCAATGGAGGACCggtcaaattcaaataaaaacaaagaggATTCAACCAGAATTGACGTGGTTAAGAAAGTTTTTGGtaagtttattgatttttgttttttatttcaaattttgtctttaATCATCTCTCATCTTACTTTAGGGACATTACACACGATGGAGGAACAGCAGTATCGGCCTAAAAAGCTCCTGAAAAACATCAACATACACACAACCCAACACAAAAAAACAATCCGGTGCcaacaaattatttattgaaaaaattgactgtCATCaagattaattaaaattatagtCTTCGATTATCGgtatttgaataaacaaaataaaatattattcatttggtttgatttttttctctgcgAACGAAATTGCTTTTAGCTAATACACAAACCTCCACCAAACGCAAGCGtttcaaataaggggtaattttcatccgctaCAAGCGTTATCATGCTGAGAACCCCTTAAAGGGTAGAGTGACTTTATCcgtaaaaaggagttctcccagtcttatcgaataacgggtcaaaagtattcgttaaggggtagccaaaagttagcgtgcagtgtattgctacctcgctcactcacacgctctctcgcaacactggcaaaattatcggtgggccaccgtccgtaagcagaactccgacaggtcaaaaccagtgcaacaccgtctgaataaacaaacagtttgacagcacctagtggtgcaccagtgcaacactagtgcaacactcggcataaacaaatacggtattactGTAGGGTTCTTGAACTTCTGTTTTCTAAGCGCTCAAGACCTTGCGCACGCATAGAACGCTGGGTCCTGTGACTGCAAACATTCGACTACAACATCGTACACGTCACTGGTGACAAAAACATAGCTGATCGTTGTAGTGAATTTCATTTAGACTTTTCACCAAAACTAAAACTCTACTCTATCATCCGTCCGATTCAAAAGTCGTTACCAGAATCACAATAAATTCGTTCATGTCATTGTATCTTAATATCCTCTACATTACCCTTCGCCTGTACTCTTTATAATTAAAAACGAAATAGGGCTGAATAATCCGAATGGTGGCTAGATTTGAACAGATCAATTTGTTGTTTCCCCTTTACCGAGTCATAAATTATTTGATGACAGATTATACTATTCGATTTCTCTGAATCATAtggaaatttcagttttttttttatcatagagCATAGATTAAATAGCTTGCAGGATGTCAAGTGCttataaaaataacttaaaattatttgattaacGTCACCATATGTGTTCTCTAGATATCCCAATCTAATTCTAATATTTTATTCAAGATTCGTATTTTCCAATctcaaaatatatttgaaattcctatCTTCCTTTTAGCTCTCCGAATTTTTCCAAATCAGACCATCTGTTCCATACTTTATCATTATACTTTGATCGCGGGATCATGTCATTCTGTCTAGTTCTCTGGAAAGTGTTTTTACTTTGGTTCGGTTGGCATTTCTGAGATGTTCATG
This sequence is a window from Uranotaenia lowii strain MFRU-FL chromosome 3, ASM2978415v1, whole genome shotgun sequence. Protein-coding genes within it:
- the LOC129753100 gene encoding uncharacterized protein K02A2.6-like; amino-acid sequence: MDPETVPVFQPMRRIPLPLEEAVAKKIDELLKRDIIEVKKGPTSRVSPLVVVGKANGEPRLCVDLRRVNEAVLREHHPTPVVEDYIARLGRRSVWSKLDIREAFLQIELAENSRDVITFMTNRGLFRFKRLPFGLITAPEVFQKAMDEMLADCSGTYWYLDDIIVKGKDVEEHDNRLEKVH